The segment ATGACCCTCCACGGTTGAGCCGTGGGCTTTCACATCAGACTTAAAGGACCGCCTGCGCGCGCTTTACGCCCAATAATTCCGGACAACGCTTGCCACCTACGTATTACCGCGGCTGCTGGCACGTAGTTAGCCGTGGCTTTCTGGTTAGGTACCGTCAAGGTACGAGCAGTTACTCTCGTACTTGTTCTTCCCTAACAACAGAGTTTTACGATCCGAAAACCTTCATCACTCACGCGGCGTTGCTCCGTCAGACTTTCGTCCATTGCGGAAGATTCCCTACTGCTGCCTCCCGTAGGAGTCTGGGCCGTGTCTCAGTCCCAGTGTGGCCGATCACCCTCTCAGGTCGGCTACGCATCGTCGCCTTGGTGAGCCGTTACCTCACCAACTAGCTAATGCGCCGCGGGCCCATCTGTAAGTGACAGCGTAAACCGTCTTTCAGCTTTTCCACATGAGTAGAAAAGGATTATCCGGTATTAGCTCCGGTTTCCCGAAGTTATCCCAGTCTTACAGGCAGGTTGCCCACGTGTTACTCACCCGTCCGCCGCTAACTTAAAAAGCAAGCTTTTTAAGTCCGCTCGACTTGCATGTATTAGGCACGCCGCCAGCGTTCGTCCTGAGCCAGGATCAAACTCTCCGATAAAGAGTAAGATTAGCTCATTGCTAAACTCTAGCTTTTGTTACTTGTTTTGTTTCTATAACGAAAGTTATAAAAACGATTATTGTTGACGTTTGTTTGTTCAGTTTTCAAAGAGCAATTTACGTCACTCTCTCAAGCGACTTTATCAATTTAACATAATCAAAATTTAATGTCAAATGTTTTTTTAACTATTTATTTTTGATGATTATGTCGAAGTGACGTTTATTAATATAGCAAGTTATCACATCTTCGTCAATAACATTTTTACTATTTTTTAAATTTTTTCATCCAAGTATTTATCGTCCTTAAGAATATAGTTCAAGCAGTCTTTTGGGGAAGCGATTCTTTTGAATAAGGAAAACAGTTCCTTATACCTTTCCACCATCGATTTTTTTACAAGTATATCTATTCTTTCGTCTCCTAAATCCATTAGTATTTCTTCTAATTCCCTTTTGATCATATATTCTATTTCTTTAACTTCCCTTTGACTCAATAATAGTCCTACCATATGGCTCCTCCTTGGTGTACGTATATAAAAGTGCCCGCATTTTGTAAACCTCCTAACCAAGACGGCTCAGAAACTCTACTAAGAAGTGACTTTGTCTCAGGTATTATTGCCATCTTATATTTTTTTATGAATAAACTTTTTGTTATTTTCATTTCTGTCTTTGCATAGGATGAACCAAGCAGTAAATTGGACGAGGTGAGATTAGTATGAACAAATTTTATGTACTGAATGGAAAAAGAGTAAAGCAATTGACATTAATTCTTGTTGTATCTTTTTTTACCGCTTGGTTTTTGTATATGGAAAATATCGTACAAGTACCAGTGTTCTCATCCAAGGATGGACCCAAAGCAGTTTACAAAGGAGAAAAAGGGATTGCATTAACATTCAACATCGGGTGGGGTGATGAAAAGGCTGAACCGATATTGGATATATTAAAAAAGGAAAAGGTGACCGCAACCTTTTTCTTAGCAGGATCTTGGGCAGAGCGACATCCTGATTTAATTGCAAGAATCTCGAAGGAAGGCCATGAAATTGGTATACTTGGCTATGATTATGTGGATTATTCAGAAGTAAAGGAAGAAAAGATAAACCAAGATGTTTCCAAAGCAAAAACAGCCTTTGAAAAACTGAAGGTCGAGAATATTTCCTTATTCAGAGCCCCAACAGGGCATTTTGATCAAAATGCGTTAACTATTACAAATCGATACAAATATACCCTTGTACATTGGAGTATTGATTCTAAAGATTGGACAAATCCAGGAACAGACCAAATTATTAAAAATGTCTCACCCGCCAAAAAGGGAGATATTGTTTTACTCCATGCGTCCGATTCTGCAAAACAAACAGCTAACGCATTGCCTGGAGTAATTGACAATCTGAAAGGAAAAAACCTTAAGTTTGTCACCGTTACAGAAATGCTGTCAAATGCTGACTCCAGCTCCAAAGAAGTAAATTAATCATCCTACAGTAAAGGCCCTTTCGTTAAGAATAAGGGTCTTTTTTCTTCTACCCCCCTCTTATTGCTTCAAAACTAACGCTTCAAACAATTTCGACGAATATTTTCTAAAAATAAAAGCATGCTAATGAATAGGGATAATTCCTTTTGAAAGGAGCAGCTGCAATGTTCAAAAAATACAGCATCGTTCTGCTTTTATCGCTTTCCATTTTGAGCGGCTGTTCAGCTGGAGAAACGGCACAACAGATGGATTATGATCAGACCAAAAAGATGGTAGTAGATATTTTAAAAACAGATGACGGAAAAAAAGCAATTCGTGATGTTATTGGGGATGAAGAAATTAAGGAAAATCTCGTAATGAATGAGGATGCGGTTACGAAAACCATTGAAAAGACTTTGGTTTCTGATAAGGCATCAAAATTTTGGACAGAGAAATTTAAAGATCCGGATTTTGCAGAAACAATGGCAAAAAGCATGAAAACAGAGAACCAAAAGCTCCTGAAAGACTTGATGAAGGACCCGGATTACAGAAAAATGATGGTAGAATTATTGCAGGATCCTGCAATAGAATCCGACTTGAAAAATGTGTTGAAAAGCACAGAATACCGGGAACATTTACTTGAGGTCATGCAGGAATCCATGGATACACCAGAATTCAAGAAGAAATTTCAAGAGATGCTTGATAAAGCCGCTAAAGAGGCAGCTTCTGGAATTGAAGTACAGACAATTCAACTCTAGTCCAAATATTAAAGCAGGGGAATCCCCCTGCTTTTTTATACATTATCTGCTTTTTCAATAACTTTTTTGGCTATATCTATATAAATACTGCCAATTCTATCTTGCTGTGAGTAAACAGAAGGAGCAAAATCGTCCTTGTCCCAATCAGGCTGGCCAAGCGGCAGTTGACCTAAAACAGAGGTTTGGAGATCCTCTGCCAGCTTCTTCCCTCCGCCTTTACCGAAGACATATTCCTTTTCACCAGTCAATTTACTCTCAAAATAAGACATATTTTCAATTACACCAAGAATCTCATGTTCTGTTTTTATTGCCATTGCTCCAGCTCTGGCAGCTACAAATGCGGCTGTTGGATGCGGAGTAGTAACAATTACTTCTTTACTGGAAGGCAGCATAGTATGTACATCTAAAGCAATATCACCAGTTCCAGGAGGCAAATCTAAAATCAGGTAATCTAATTCTCCCCACTCTACTTCCTGCAGGAAGCTTGTCAGCATTTTCCCAAGCATTGGTCCTCTCCAGATAATAGGAGCATTATCCTCAACAAAGAATCCCATAGAAATTACCTGAACGCCAAATCGTTCTACAGGAATAATTCTGTCATTTACCACTTCAGGCCTTTTTGTTATTCCCATCATATCAGGAACACTAAAGCCGTATATATCTGCATCAAGAAGACCTACCTTCTTGCCAAGTCTCGCCATGGAAACTGCCAAGTTAACAGAAACAGTCGATTTACCGACTCCGCCCTTACCACTAGCTACAGCTATATATGTGGGAAGCTTCTGACTATTGATATCAGTCTGTTCCGCTTGTATTTCTTGAACAAGCTGACTTGGAAGCTGCGCAAATCGCATTCCAACACTTTGTACTCCATTTTGCTTCAACATACCGACTATCTGCTGCTGCAATTCAATTTGTGCGGGAGACCCAATCTCTGCAACTGCCAGCTTAATGCTGACATGAGATTTTTCTTGATCCCACCTTAAATCTTTAATCGAATTCAATTCTAATAACGACTTATGTAAAAAAGGATCTGTTATCTGTTCTATCATGCGTTCAATAGCTTCTGCGTTTAAAATGACAATCCCCTCCCCTTTAATATTAGTATAACATAGAGAATGATAACCTTTGCATTTTTAAAATTCTGATATATATTCCCCGGGATATTACGATATTTACCTAAAAAGAACAAGGAGAATTAGCCTATGCTATTCCCCTTTAATTGCATCCTCATTTGAAAAGTATCGATTGACACCTTTATAAACAGATGCAGCTATTTTATTTTGATAATCCACATTCATTAAATTCTGCTTTTCTGCAGGATTAGAAAGAAACCCTATCTCAACAAGAGCACCCGGTTTCTCAGCATACTTCAATATATAGACACTACTTAACGGCTTTGCTTTTCTTGTTGTGTTTTCCAAGTTGTCTATTAGTTCAGCTTGAATAAATTTTGCCGCAACCTCGTTATCCTCTAGCTGTGGAGAAAAGAAAGTTTGTGCACCGCTCCACTTAGAAGACGGAATTGCATTCAAATGGATGCTTAAAAACAAATCAGCATCAGATGAGTTAATAATATTCAATCTTTCCTTAAGGTCAGCTACCTTCCGGTTACGATATCCCTTTACATCATCTCCTGCTAAATCCTTATCTTCTTCTCTCGTCATGATGACCAATGCACCTTGTTCTTGAAGATAATCACGAATCTTAAGGGATACATTCAGAGCAATATCTTTCTCTAACACTTCCTCATCACCTGCTCCGCCATCTGGCCCTCCATGACCAGGATCAATGACAATTATTTTCCCAGTTAAAGGCAGATTCCAAGCATCCCATGAATCATCATCCGAGAAATCAAATTGCAAAATGAAAAATAGAAGAATAAGCCCCGCTGTAAATATACTGATTTTTAATTTCTTATTCACTGTCCTAGTCAATCCCTCCTGCCTGTCCTTATCCTAAATATATGGGACAAGAAGGGGGTTTAGAACAAGCCTAAAAAAAAATCAAGCGGTGCGCGACCGCCTGATTTCAATGTAGCCTGAGCTTTCTTCTTTTATTTGCTTTATGAAATCCTTCTAACCACCATGCATCAACGAATTGTTCACATAAATAGTACAAAGATTCATTTTTACTGCTTTCTTCACTACCCCAGTATAAAAGAAAATGAAATAAAGTATCCTTTAAATGTTTATCTTCTTCCAAACATCTATTTTTAATCGTGGAGATATCCTCTCCCCATTCATTAAATTTGCTAAAGTTTGCACCTAATAAAAAGGCTTCTATTGCTACATCAAAGCACGCTTCCTCCATACCTTCGTTTATGATGACACTTTTCGTCAACTGAGAAGATCCAAAGTAATGAGCAACCTTCGCCTTTAAGTCCTTTAAAGAAAGCTCCTTAAGTACAGACCTTTCATATTTAATTTGTTTTTCTCTTTTTTTCAAATCGAAGTCCATAATAACTGTCACTGCTTTCACCTCTTAAAAATAGTTTCGACTAAATCCAAAGGGAAATTCAAGGAGAGATGTGATTTCCATATCCAATTAATATGGATGTTTCTATAAATGGAAAATGTATGTTGCTATTAATAAAACTAATAAAAATAAACCATAATAAAACTGAAAAAAATCAAAAGTAAGAGGTGCAGGATGATTCAATCTATAGCATATGTAAGAGAAGTTCTATCCCTATACACAGACCGTTCAGATACAGGAAAAAGCATTTATGGGAAAATGAAGAATGGACATTACAAATCAGAAGAAGCTTTTGTTCGAGATCTAACAGAGGAAGAGATTAACTTCCTCAATCAAGTGCTGGCAGAAGAAATTCAGCACGCAGAAAATGAACAAGATTCCGAAAGAGTCCACCATTTAAACGACATTTACGAGCTATTGTTTTAAACAAAAAAGGTCAGGCAGCGCACTAGATCTGAAGTCTAGTTATGCTGCCTGACCTGCCTTTAAAACCGTTCCTTATCATCTGTATCTTCCACATAAGGTTCATGCTCATATGCGGGTAAATCCCCAAAGCTCGTCATAATGCCCTCTTCATCTAAACTGTGCTCATATCTTTTATGCTGTGGATTAGGATATACAGTGATGTTTTTCCCCTCTATATCTACCCCAACAAAATTTTCATATTCCTCGACATACCCAACATTTTCGTAAGAATCAATAGAAAGATCATTATAGTGATCAACAGGATCGATAAAATCAGATGGAGTTTCTGAGGTCCCAAAGCTCTCAACATCCTGCCAGGAATCCTCTGCATCATAAGCTACATTTTCATCTTGTTCATCCATATCAAACTTTCCAAACGGCGGCATGAGCACACCCTCTTCAACTGGGCGCTCATGAGAGACAACTTTATCCGGAGTATGTTCTATACAGTATAAAGCCGTAGGAAGAGCCTCCAGACGTTCAAGAGGAATCTCCTTGCCGCATTCCACACATTTTCCGTATGTCCCATTCTGAATCGCCTTTAATGCATGAACCACGCCTTCATACTCAAATCTATAATGTTCATTTAGAGCAATATCTTTTTCTCTTTCATATAATTCCGTTCCTTCATCACCTGGATGATTATCATAGCTCGAAAGCTCACCTACAGAATCATGCGCGTGGCTTCTAATTAAATTTAAGTGATCATTTATGTCATATCTCTCTTCTATGTCTTGCTTATGTTCTTCTAACAGCGATTGAAAATCATTAAGTTGTTGTTTAGTCAGCATGAGATTTGTCCTTTCATTAAATCTTTTGCCTTATTAGTATGAACGAAAAAACCAAGAACATTGAAGGAAATATGTACTTGTATACACTTTAATTAATGGGGAACGATATAAAAAGATTTAATTATCGTTTATCAATACGAATGTCTTTTCCCCTCATCTTATACCAATAATAAAAGTCAACAGCCGCTTCGTAAGGGACATCCTTAATAGAAGTATGAACGATTGGCTTAGAGCGGTTAACGATCCCCATTTCTGCTAAACCAAACCGCCTTTGCCATCTGGACTGTGCCACTTCAACCTCAATAACTTTACTTCTCTTCGTAAGGAATAAGGACGTTTGGAGGCTGCCTGTTTTCAACTGCATATATTCATCTTTTACAATATAGCTGCTGTTTACAAAGTCCAGTAAGCGCAAAATATAAACGATCAGCAATACCGCAAAGGAGACATACCATAAGTTTTGCTTAAAGATAAGAAGTCCTATCAATGCTGCAAGCCACAAAATACTTGGTCTTAACATTTTTGCCACAAGCGCAGTTTTCGGTAAGCTTGTCATGTTTGGGATGATTTTATATTCAGGTAATAGTTCATGAACAATTTCATATGCCCTATTTACCGGTAAAAATGGGTATAAAGAATTTGTTTTCAAATCCTCTTCTCCTGTTTCACCTGCACTGACCAGTTTAACCTCAGCAAGTCGTAGGATTCTTTTCAGTGGTGATTGGATTACCTCAATAGCCTGAACCTTCTCTTTTAAGATGGAAAAAGCAACCTCGTCCACCAAACCCTTTCTAATATAAATCCTTTTACTGTCAGATAAAATCTGGTATTTACCATACCTCCAATAAGTAGTAATTACACCAAATGCAATTGCGATGAATGTAAAGATAACCAACGTAATAGCAATCATCCACCAGTATCTCATGATGGCTTTTAGCCAATCCCCCATAATGCTTGTGACTGGCAACAGGTCTTCAATATTGGAATATATCGTAAACACAACAGGTATAAGTGCAAAAAAGCTTAATGATGTGAAAGATGCCTTCAATACATCTTTTTTAGATGCAATAAAATGAATCTCTCTTTCATTCTGTGTCTCCACTATATAATCAGGATCCTTTTCCTCCTCGGAGGCTTCTGAAATTTCCTCATCATAAACACTTGATGCAATAGTCTCCAGCCAATCTGCTTCTTTTTTAGAAACAGCAGCTAATGCAATTGACCCATTATCGCCTGACTCCCCGGTCTCCATCGTAATGGAAGAAATATTGAATAGTTTATGGATAACAGTAGTACGCTTTTGAATATTTTGGATCTTACTTAAAGAGATTACCCGTTCTGATTTCTTAATGACACCAGATGAAATATGAATAGC is part of the Niallia taxi genome and harbors:
- the gerD gene encoding spore germination lipoprotein GerD, which encodes MFKKYSIVLLLSLSILSGCSAGETAQQMDYDQTKKMVVDILKTDDGKKAIRDVIGDEEIKENLVMNEDAVTKTIEKTLVSDKASKFWTEKFKDPDFAETMAKSMKTENQKLLKDLMKDPDYRKMMVELLQDPAIESDLKNVLKSTEYREHLLEVMQESMDTPEFKKKFQEMLDKAAKEAASGIEVQTIQL
- a CDS encoding DUF2521 family protein — protein: MTVIMDFDLKKREKQIKYERSVLKELSLKDLKAKVAHYFGSSQLTKSVIINEGMEEACFDVAIEAFLLGANFSKFNEWGEDISTIKNRCLEEDKHLKDTLFHFLLYWGSEESSKNESLYYLCEQFVDAWWLEGFHKANKRRKLRLH
- the pdaB gene encoding polysaccharide deacetylase family sporulation protein PdaB, with translation MNKFYVLNGKRVKQLTLILVVSFFTAWFLYMENIVQVPVFSSKDGPKAVYKGEKGIALTFNIGWGDEKAEPILDILKKEKVTATFFLAGSWAERHPDLIARISKEGHEIGILGYDYVDYSEVKEEKINQDVSKAKTAFEKLKVENISLFRAPTGHFDQNALTITNRYKYTLVHWSIDSKDWTNPGTDQIIKNVSPAKKGDIVLLHASDSAKQTANALPGVIDNLKGKNLKFVTVTEMLSNADSSSKEVN
- a CDS encoding Mrp/NBP35 family ATP-binding protein: MLNAEAIERMIEQITDPFLHKSLLELNSIKDLRWDQEKSHVSIKLAVAEIGSPAQIELQQQIVGMLKQNGVQSVGMRFAQLPSQLVQEIQAEQTDINSQKLPTYIAVASGKGGVGKSTVSVNLAVSMARLGKKVGLLDADIYGFSVPDMMGITKRPEVVNDRIIPVERFGVQVISMGFFVEDNAPIIWRGPMLGKMLTSFLQEVEWGELDYLILDLPPGTGDIALDVHTMLPSSKEVIVTTPHPTAAFVAARAGAMAIKTEHEILGVIENMSYFESKLTGEKEYVFGKGGGKKLAEDLQTSVLGQLPLGQPDWDKDDFAPSVYSQQDRIGSIYIDIAKKVIEKADNV
- a CDS encoding PH domain-containing protein is translated as MEGRTARLHPVKMLLDFVSLIKTNFIIIFFLYVIHFGTDSKLWLASQYLFAVFILFAIVYNFFNWCFYRYTVKDEAIHISSGVIKKSERVISLSKIQNIQKRTTVIHKLFNISSITMETGESGDNGSIALAAVSKKEADWLETIASSVYDEEISEASEEEKDPDYIVETQNEREIHFIASKKDVLKASFTSLSFFALIPVVFTIYSNIEDLLPVTSIMGDWLKAIMRYWWMIAITLVIFTFIAIAFGVITTYWRYGKYQILSDSKRIYIRKGLVDEVAFSILKEKVQAIEVIQSPLKRILRLAEVKLVSAGETGEEDLKTNSLYPFLPVNRAYEIVHELLPEYKIIPNMTSLPKTALVAKMLRPSILWLAALIGLLIFKQNLWYVSFAVLLIVYILRLLDFVNSSYIVKDEYMQLKTGSLQTSLFLTKRSKVIEVEVAQSRWQRRFGLAEMGIVNRSKPIVHTSIKDVPYEAAVDFYYWYKMRGKDIRIDKR
- a CDS encoding TraR/DksA C4-type zinc finger protein → MLTKQQLNDFQSLLEEHKQDIEERYDINDHLNLIRSHAHDSVGELSSYDNHPGDEGTELYEREKDIALNEHYRFEYEGVVHALKAIQNGTYGKCVECGKEIPLERLEALPTALYCIEHTPDKVVSHERPVEEGVLMPPFGKFDMDEQDENVAYDAEDSWQDVESFGTSETPSDFIDPVDHYNDLSIDSYENVGYVEEYENFVGVDIEGKNITVYPNPQHKRYEHSLDEEGIMTSFGDLPAYEHEPYVEDTDDKERF
- a CDS encoding sigma-G-dependent sporulation-specific acid-soluble spore protein CsgA, which produces MIQSIAYVREVLSLYTDRSDTGKSIYGKMKNGHYKSEEAFVRDLTEEEINFLNQVLAEEIQHAENEQDSERVHHLNDIYELLF
- the cwlD gene encoding N-acetylmuramoyl-L-alanine amidase CwlD, with the protein product MNKKLKISIFTAGLILLFFILQFDFSDDDSWDAWNLPLTGKIIVIDPGHGGPDGGAGDEEVLEKDIALNVSLKIRDYLQEQGALVIMTREEDKDLAGDDVKGYRNRKVADLKERLNIINSSDADLFLSIHLNAIPSSKWSGAQTFFSPQLEDNEVAAKFIQAELIDNLENTTRKAKPLSSVYILKYAEKPGALVEIGFLSNPAEKQNLMNVDYQNKIAASVYKGVNRYFSNEDAIKGE